A stretch of the Neodiprion lecontei isolate iyNeoLeco1 chromosome 4, iyNeoLeco1.1, whole genome shotgun sequence genome encodes the following:
- the LOC107219996 gene encoding uncharacterized protein LOC107219996, with amino-acid sequence MKVFIFLTVLAVTIFTPAKASYRSPAMGRAAAHSSASPSILSFCYNDVQSECRGQSHSVDARLENCNALYGKFGRIQGKLEQYANALIDTSFKYLTVSSYFGNFERNRMGLKRLYRKLSDEAWDDAKDLINFITLRGGEMHFDERPTYWNERRELQVNEHDLSELDRMSNVLDNYKMMADEAIKIQREVTKHADLDGSVAHYFEERFFERQTKTVHTLSGYVNDLKRFFSEADASLALFLFDEYLLKSV; translated from the exons ATGAAGGTTTTCATATTTCTTACTGTTTTGGCGGTGACCATATTCACCCCGGCCAAGGCCTCGTACAGGAGTCCGGCCATGGGGCGGGCTGCGGCTCATAGCTCAGCTTCGCCCTCGATATTATCATTTTGTTACAACGATGTCCAATCTGAATGTCGTGGCCAGTCGCACAGTG TTGATGCTAGACTGGAAAATTGTAATGCCTTGTACGGAAAGTTTGGCCGTATACAAGGCAAGCTTGAACAATATGCCAATGCGCTCATTGacacgagtttcaaatacttgACGGTGTCTAGTTACTTTGGAAATTTCGAGAGGAATCGTATGGGGCTGAAACGATTATACAGAAAGTTGTCCGACGAGGCGTGGGATGATGCGAAAGATCTTATCAATTTCATCACTCTACGCGGTGGGGAAATGCACTTTGATGAAAGGCCAACGTACTGGAATGAAAGAAGg GAGTTGCAAGTCAATGAACATGATCTGTCGGAGCTTGACAGAATGAGTAACGTTTTGGACAACTACAAGATGATGGCAGACGAAGccataaaaatacaaagagaAGTGACGAAGCACGCTGACTTAGATGGATCCGTTGCACACTATTTTGAAGAGAGATTTTTCGAACGACAGACGAAAACTGTTCACACACTCTCCGGTTACGTCAATGATCTCAAGCGATTCTTTTCAGAGGCTGATGCTTCGCTTGCACTATTCCTTTTCGATGAATATCTACTAAAATCTGTATAA